A single region of the Lotus japonicus ecotype B-129 chromosome 4, LjGifu_v1.2 genome encodes:
- the LOC130715421 gene encoding stress-response A/B barrel domain-containing protein HS1-like, translating to MEEAKGVVKHVALTKFKDDITPERIEELTKAYANLLNVIPSMKSFHWGKDVSAENLHQGFTHVFESTFESMEGVAEYVAHPAHVEYANLLIPCLEKFVIIDYKPTVVKF from the exons ATGGAGGAAGCAAAAGGAGTAGTGAAGCACGTAGCTCTCACCAAGTTCAAGGATGACATAACACCAGAGAGAATTGAGGAACTCACCAAAGCCTATGCCAATCTCCTCAATGTCATCCCATCTATGAAGTCATTTCACTG G GGCAAAGATGTAAGTGCTGAAAACCTGCATCAAGGTTTTACTCATGTGTTTGAATCAACCTTTGAGAGTATGGAAGGTGTTGCAGAGTATGTAGCTCATCCTGCCCATGTTGAATATGCAAATTTGCTTATCCCCTGCTTGGAGAAATTCGTTATTATCGACTATAAGCCCACCGTTGTTAAGTTTTGA
- the LOC130715420 gene encoding stress-response A/B barrel domain-containing protein HS1: MEEAKGTVKHVVLAKFKDDITPEQIQELIKGYASLVNLIPSMKSFHWGTDVSAENLHQGFTHVFESTFESTEAVAEYVAHPNHVEYANLLLPTLEKVIIVDYKPSTVNF; encoded by the exons atgGAGGAAGCAAAAGGAACAGTGAAGCACGTTGTCCTCGCCAAGTTCAAAGATGATATAACACCAGAGCAGATTCAGGAGCTCATCAAAGGCTATGCCAGTCTCGTCAACCTCATCCCATCTATGAAGTCATTCCATTG GGGCACGGATGTAAGTGCTGAGAACTTGCATCAAGGTTTCACTCATGTCTTTGAATCAACATTTGAGAGTACTGAAGCTgttgctgagtatgtagctCATCCTAACCATGTTGAATATGCAAATTTGCTTCTTCCCACCTTGGAGAAAGTGATTATTGTTGACTATAAGCCTTCCACTGTTAACTTTTGA
- the LOC130713258 gene encoding uncharacterized protein LOC130713258 produces the protein MVFMNIVSWNIRGAAARGVSLMLRDLVHRHSVSCLAVLEPRISGPRALSIIRSLEFQGVHVEDAIGFSGGIWILWDTSILDIHVLRSHRQFVHTKVRIIGTSQAAFVTFVYGSPQASLRAELWEALPSLLPNHDAPWMVLGDFNAYLEASDKAGGGALNLPSMQRFQSCLTACGLFDMGFKGPPFTWEGRGVRERIDRGVCNTLWLHYFPEAVILHLPQLKSDHKPILMASSGIVEQRHFVRPFRFLASWLTHDDFPRVVEESWQRGDDWLHSSNGFREDVLVWNQEVFGNILKRKRRLIRRLEGINQRLSMAIDRGLDTLQRSLWKEYNAVLVQEELLWMQKSRCLWLQFGDRNTSFFHTATLVRRKRNRIEALLNQDGDLITDYNALKELAFVFFRDSYMDEGGGESLTCSTSFSPLPAAFLNHFQAEFDASEIKDAVFSMGPLKAPGPDGFQPIFFHSQWHTVGDSTVDFVMRCFADPSRISQVNETLIVLIPKIDSPERITHYRPISLCNVIYKTITKVITNRLRSAMGDLVSPNQCSFVPGRHSSDNIIIAQEVFHSMRSRKGAKGWMAMKVDLEKAYDRLSWSFLLDTLRLIGLDDHMCSLIMQCVSSCRYQVCFNGDRTDSFIPHRGLRQGDPLSPYLFVLCMERLAHKINDAITDGGWKPVRLSRNGPPISHLFFADDLLLFGEASMEQMETVMTCLGDFCSASGMKVSIAKTRMMISSNVGTHVASQLSHVAGVALTSDLGRYLGVPLVHKRVTATNYQYILDRTQRRLSSWRTHVLNFAGRVTLTKSVIAALPTYCMQTDLLPKVVCNKLEKIQRDFIWGSAEGNRSSHPVAWSKLCRPKQEGGLGLRHMHDFNRSLVMKMGWGLISKPDALWARVLRDKYACGSAPLPVVQKKHNESHIWRAIRKTWEELNLHLRWRVGIGSEVSFWTDRWLLSGVILGDVAMAPIAFPDLHRSVADYFDHSRLQWRVADFQHLIPAHNFAEILAMSPPSDVVGQDRIVWGLTSNGLFSSKSAYEARARSDAGDVSLPWSRVWKWDGPFKVSNFLWRTLNNGIWVNNRRWQSHLTEDALCPLCQEEPETTLHLFRDCCRVRPLWQQHVRPSMQASFFECDFRPWLLNNLQNDSLQPLSSGIFLNFGLLLWSIWSWRSKFVFQGITFDLHHVFTSALRLQLEHSHSVSTVRSSTVAGSRNYTVQQIRWAPPPPQWIKCNTDGSVRGSSGLATSGGVFRDEFGQWKLGFCRNLGSSNVLWAELWGIFSAISLAWRRSFPKVIIESDSSVAVQLVTLGCDPWHPYGGLVGQIRAWMERAWEVRVVHVRREANQVADCLANMAHDLTLGIHVIERAPPNCSSLLLADVSGVSFPRSTRV, from the coding sequence ATGGTTTTTATGAATATAGTTAGTTGGAATATTAGAGGTGCGGCAGCTAGAGGTGTGTCCCTCATGCTTAGGGACCTTGTGCATCGTCATTCGGTGTCTTGTCTTGCGGTTTTGGAGCCACGGATTAGTGGGCCCAGAGCTTTGTCTATTATCAGGAGCTTGGAGTTCCAGGGGGTCCATGTGGAGGATGCAATTGGGTTTTCTGGAGGCATTTGGATTCTTTGGGATACTTCCATCTTAGACATTCATGTGCTGCGTTCTCATCGTCAGTTTGTCCATACCAAGGTTAGAATTATTGGTACGTCTCAAGCGGCCTTCGTCACCTTTGTCTATGGGAGCCCCCAAGCTTCTTTGAGAGCGGAGTTGTGGGAGGCTCTTCCGAGTCTTCTTCCTAATCATGATGCTCCTTGGATGGTGTTAGGTGATTTTAATGCGTACTTAGAGGCGAGTGACAAGGCGGGGGGAGGTGCGTTGAATCTTCCTTCTATGCAGCGATTCCAGTCTTGTCTCACAGCTTGTGGCCTTTTTGATATGGGTTTTAAGGGCCCACCCTTCACCTGGGAGGGGAGGGGTGTGAGGGAGAGGATCGATAGAGGTGTCTGTAATACCCTTTGGCTGCACTACTTTCCAGAGGCGGTCATTCTTCATCTCCCTCAGTTGAAGTCTGATCATAAGCCTATTCTTATGGCATCTTCAGGCATTGTGGAGCAGCGTCACTTTGTGCGCCCGTTCAGGTTTCTGGCTAGCTggttaactcatgatgatttcccCCGGGTGGTGGAGGAGTCTTGGCAGCGAGGTGACGACTGGCTTCATTCTTCTAATGGCTTCCGTGAGGATGTGCTTGTTTGGAACCAGGAGGTGTTTGGCAATATTCTCAAAAGAAAGAGGCGGTTGATTAGGAGGCTTGAGGGGATTAATCAGAGGCTTAGCATGGCTATTGATAGGGGCCTTGATACCCTTCAGAGGTCTCTTTGGAAGGAGTATAACGCCGTCTTGGTTCAGGAGGAGCTCCTTTGGATGCAGAAATCGAGGTGTTTATGGCTCCAATTTGGAGATCGGAACACTTCCTTTTTCCATACAGCAACTCTGGTTCGTAGAAAGAGGAACAGAATTGAGGCTCTTTTGAATCAGGATGGTGATCTAATCACTGATTATAATGCTCTTAAGGAGCTTGCCTTTGTTTTTTTCAGGGATAGCTACATGGATGAGGGTGGTGGAGAGAGTCTTACTTGTTCTACGTCCTTTTCTCCCCTCCCTGCAGCTTTTCTGAATCACTTCCAAGCAGAGTTTGATGCTAGTGAGATTAAGGATGCAGTGTTCAGCATGGGTCCTCTCAAAGCCCCGGGCCCAGATGGGTTTCAACCTATCTTTTTTCACTCTCAATGGCATACTGTGGGTGACTCAACAGTTGATTTTGTCATGCGGTGTTTTGCGGACCCTTCTCGTATCAGCCAGGTGAATGAGACCTTGATTGTTCTGATACCTAAGATAGATAGTCCGGAGAGAATTACACATTATAGGCCCATCTCTCTGTGTAATGTGATTTACAAGACGATTACTAAAGTTATTACTAATAGGTTGAGATCAGCTATGGGGGACTTGGTCTCTCCTAACCAGTGCAGTTTTGTTCCTGGGAGACACAGTTCTGACAACATAATTATTGCTCAGGAGGTTTTCCATTCCATGCGATCTAGGAAGGGAGCTAAGGGGTGGATGGCTATGAAAGTGGATCTAGAGAAGGCGTATGATAGATTGAGCTGGTCCTTTCTCCTTGATACCTTGAGGCTTATTGGGTTAGATGATCACATGTGCTCTCTTATTATGCAATGTGTGTCTTCTTGCAGGTATCAGGTGTGCTTTAATGGGGATAGAACAGATTCTTTTATTCCCCATAGAGGTCTTCGGCAAGGAGATCCACTCTCTCCGTACCTATTTGTTCTGTGTATGGAGCGACTTGCTCATAAAATCAATGATGCTATCACTGATGGAGGTTGGAAGCCTGTTAGGCTTTCTAGGAATGGTCCGCCAATTTCCCACTTATTTTTTGCAGATGATCTTTTACTATTTGGTGAAGCATCTATGGAACAGATGGAGACGGTCATGACTTGCTTGGGAGACTTTTGCTCCGCCTCTGGGATGAAGGTTAGCATTGCAAAGACAAGGATGATGATCTCTTCGAATGTTGGCACACATGTGGCTTCTCAACTTAGTCATGTTGCTGGTGTTGCATTGACTTCTGACCTGGGACGCTATCTAGGTGTTCCCCTAGTCCATAAGCGTGTGACTGCTACCAACTACCAGTATATCTTGGACAGAACTCAACGCAGGCTTTCCTCTTGGCGTACACATGTTCTTAATTTTGCAGGGAGGGTTACTTTAACTAAGTCAGTCATTGCTGCCCTACCTACTTACTGCATGCAAACAGACCTCCTCCCCAAAGTTGTTTGTAATAAACTAGAGAAAATTCAGCGTGATTTTATATGGGGATCAGCGGAAGGAAATAGATCTTCTCATCCTGTGGCTTGGTCTAAGCTGTGTCGGCCTAAGCAAGAAGGGGGCCTGGGTCTCCGCCACATGCATGACTTCAACCGTTCGCTTGTTATGAAGATGGGGTGGGGCTTAATCTCTAAACCGGATGCactgtgggctagggttttgaggGATAAATATGCTTGTGGTTCTGCTCCTTTGCCTGTTGTCCAGAAGAAGCACAATGAATCTCATATCTGGCGCGCCATTCGGAAGACTTGGGAGGAGCTGAATCTTCATCTTCGCTGGCGCGTGGGGATTGGTAGTGAAGTAAGCTTCTGGACTGACAGGTGGTTACTCTCGGGTGTTATTTTGGGTGACGTAGCAATGGCTCCTATTGCATTTCCTGATCTGCATAGATCCGTGGCAGATTATTTTGATCATAGTAGGCTACAGTGGCGTGTAGCAGATTTCCAACACCTTATTCCTGCTCATAACTTTGCTGAGATTTTGGCAATGTCTCCTCCTTCAGATGTAGTCGGCCAGGATAGGATTGTATGGGGACTAACTAGCAATGGTTTGTTCTCTTCTAAGTCCGCCTACGAAGCAAGGGCAAGGTCTGATGCAGGGGATGTTAGTCTCCCTTGGAGTCGTGTGTGGAAGTGGGATGGGCCTTTCAAAGTATCGAATTTCTTATGGCGAACCTTGAATAATGGGATATGGGTGAACAATAGGAGATGGCAGAGCCACTTGACTGAGGATGCGCTGTGTCCGCTGTGCCAAGAGGAGCCGGAGACTACGCTCCATTTGTTTCGTGACTGTTGCAGAGTGCGACCTTTATGGCAGCAGCATGTTCGTCCTTCTATGCAGGCTTCCTTCTTTGAGTGTGACTTTCGACCATGGTTGCTGAATAATCTCCAGAATGATTCGCTGCAGCCACTATCGAGTGGGATATTCCTTAACTTTGGGCTTCTTCTTTGGTCGATCTGGTCGTGGCGCTCTAAGTTTGTTTTCCAGGGAATCACTTTTGACCTACACCATGTTTTCACTTCAGCCTTGAGACTTCAACTGGAGCACTCTCATAGCGTTTCGACTGTTCGTTCCTCTACTGTAGCTGGTAGTCGTAACTACACTGTGCAGCAAATCCGTTGGGCACCCCCTCCACCCCAGTGGATTAAATGTAACACGGATGGTTCAGTGCGGGGCTCTTCGGGCTTGGCAACCAGTGGCGGGGTTTTCAGGGATGAGTTTGGTCAGTGGAAGCTTGGTTTCTGCAGGAATCTTGGTTCTTCCAATGTTTTATGGGCGGAGCTTTGGGGTATCTTCTCTGCTATTTCGCTTGCTTGGCGCAGGAGTTTCCCCAAAGTAATTATTGAGAGTGATTCCAGTGTTGCAGTTCAGCTTGTCACCCTTGGGTGTGACCCGTGGCATCCCTATGGTGGTCTTGTGGGGCAAATTCGAGCTTGGATGGAGAGAGCGTGGGAGGTTAGAGTTGTTCATGTGAGGCGGGAGGCCAATCAAGTTGCTGACTGCCTAGCTAATATGGCTCATGATTTAACTCTTGGGATTCATGTAATTGAGAGGGCTCCCCCTAACTGTTCGTCGCTGCTTCTGGCTGATGTTTCAGGGGTTTCTTTCCCCAGGTCTACTCGTGTGTAG
- the LOC130714559 gene encoding FCS-Like Zinc finger 14-like: MLSKRPPPIIGKLSELLVSGGRAVALLESPRTPLDTKMVPPSPRGLKSYDLGGVGLKIVVDLDKSCEVRREVLPKHAVCSSNMNRSGPIPVKKNSDARYEIDDQGSLEEEFTYVTCHVPNKTFTKVYYDGGEGDFGKKNGKVGVLRRTPPQNFEPEPLFPTSNFLSSCNLCGKKLHGKDIYMYRGEKGFCSQECRSSQIMMDERKEVCRSEASVELSSSPYTTREQIFSTGILAL; the protein is encoded by the exons ATGTTGAGTAAGAGACCACCACCCATCATCGGAAAGTTATCGGAGCTACTAGTCTCCGGCGGCCGCGCGGTGGCGCTGTTAGAAAGCCCAAGAACCCCGTTAGACACCAAGATGGTGCCACCATCACCAAGAGGGTTGAAAAGCTACGACCTCGGTGGTGTTGGCCTCAAAATCGTGGTGGATCTTGATAAATCCTGTGAAGTGAGACGCGAGGTTTTGCCCAAACATGCCGTTTGCAGCTCCAATATGAACCGATCGGGTCCGATTCCGGTGAAGAAAAACTCAGATGCTAGATACGAAATCGATGATCAGGGAAGCTTGGAAGAAGAGTTTACCTATGTCACATGCCATGTACCTAACAAAACGTTCACCAAGGTTTACTATGATGGTGGTGAAGGTGATTTTGGTAAGAAGAACGGTAAAGTTGGTGTTCTTAGAAGAACCCcacctcaaaattttgagccTGAACCATTGTTTCCCACCTCGAATTTTCTCAGTTCATGTAATCTATGTGGGAAGAAGCTTCATGGCAAggatatatacatgtacag AGGAGAGAAAGGATTTTGCAGCCAAGAGTGTCGATCAAGTCAGATAATGATGGATGAACGCAAAGAGGTGTGTAGATCAGAAGCATCCGTGGAATTGTCAAGTTCACCTTATACAACAAGGGAACAGATATTTTCAACTGGGATTCTGGCACTTTAG
- the LOC130712126 gene encoding oligouridylate-binding protein 1-like isoform X1: MQPERLRQQAMMQHSLYHHPALLTPPQIEPIMSGNLPPGFDSSTCRSVYVGNIHPQVTDSLLQELFAGAGALEGCKLIRKEKSSYGFVDYYDRSSAAFAIVTLNGRNLFGQPIKVNWAYARSQREDTSGHFNIFVGDLSPEVTDATLYACFSAYPSCSDARVMWDQQTGRSRGFGFVSFRNQQDAQSAINDLTGKWLGSRQIRCNWASKGANANDEKQSSDSKNVVELTNGTSGSQEITNDDAPEKNPQYTTVYVGNLAPEVTSVDLHQHFHSLGAGTIEDVRVQRDKGFGFVRYSTHAEAALAIQMGNARVLFGKPIKCSWGSKPTPPGAASSPLPLPPPSSAPVPAGFSLASLAAYERQMALSRMNGAHAALLQQQGYQNAAKQAAMGMGALGAAAYDTGFQGVGTTQHLMYYP; the protein is encoded by the exons ATGCAGCCAGAGAGATTAAGGCAACAAGCTATGATGCAGCACTCTCTCTACCACCACCCTGCTCTCCTCACACCCCCTCAG ATAGAACCTATCATGAGTGGGAATCTGCCTCCTGGCTTTGATTCGAGTACATGCCGCAGTGT CTATGTGGGCAACATTCATCCCCAGGTTACAGATTCCCTTCTTCAAGAGCTATTCGCAGGTGCAGGCGCTCTTGAAGGATGCAAGCTTATTCGGAAAGAGAAG TCATCGTATGGCTTTGTGGACTACTATGATCGAAGTTCAGCTGCATTTGCTATTGTAACCCTCAATGGGAGGAATCT TTTTGGTCAGCCTATTAAAGTTAATTGGGCATATGCTAGAAGCCAGAGAGAGGACACCTCAG GCCACTTTAATATATTTGTTGGTGACCTTAGTCCCGAGGTTACAGATGCAACATTATACGCTTGCTTCTCTGCATATCCTAGTTGTTC AGATGCAAGGGTAATGTGGGATCAGCAGACAGGTCGATCCAGGGGTTTTGGATTTGTCTCTTTTCGGAATCAGCAG GATGCCCAAAGTGCTATTAATGATCTCACTG GGAAGTGGCTTGGAAGTAGACAAATTCGTTGTAATTGGGCCTCAAAAGGGGCTAATGCCAATGATGAAAAGCAGAGCTCAGATTCCAAAAATGTTGTGGAGTTAACTAATGGAACATCTG GAAGCCAGGAAATAACCAATGATGATGCTCCAGAGAAGAATCCTCAGTACACAACTGTTTATGTTGGCAATCTTGCTCCAGAG GTTACTTCTGTTGATCTCCATCAACATTTTCATTCCCTTGGTGCTGGAACTATTGAAGACGTTAGGGTGCAACGAGACAAAGGTTTTGGGTTTGTGAGATACAGCACCCATGCTGAAGCAGCTCTTGCTATACAAATGGGTAATGCTCGGGTTCTGTTTGGCAAGCCTATCAAG TGTTCATGGGGTAGCAAACCCACTCCTCCAGGAGCAGCCTCTTCTCCTCTTCCCCTTCCGCCACCGTCTTCTGCCCCTGTGCCTGCTGGATTTTCACTTGCTAGTCTTGCAGCTTATGAACGCCAGATGGCATTAAGCAGAATGAATGGTGCACATGCTGCCCTTCTTCAACAGCAGGGTTATCAAAATGCCGCGAAGCAGGCAGCCATGGGAATGGGTGCTCTCGGGGCTGCTGCTTACGATACTGGATTCCAGGGTGTTGGGACCACCCAGCATCTTATGTACTATCCTTAA
- the LOC130712126 gene encoding oligouridylate-binding protein 1-like isoform X2: MWDQQTGRSRGFGFVSFRNQQDAQSAINDLTGKWLGSRQIRCNWASKGANANDEKQSSDSKNVVELTNGTSGSQEITNDDAPEKNPQYTTVYVGNLAPEVTSVDLHQHFHSLGAGTIEDVRVQRDKGFGFVRYSTHAEAALAIQMGNARVLFGKPIKCSWGSKPTPPGAASSPLPLPPPSSAPVPAGFSLASLAAYERQMALSRMNGAHAALLQQQGYQNAAKQAAMGMGALGAAAYDTGFQGVGTTQHLMYYP, encoded by the exons ATGTGGGATCAGCAGACAGGTCGATCCAGGGGTTTTGGATTTGTCTCTTTTCGGAATCAGCAG GATGCCCAAAGTGCTATTAATGATCTCACTG GGAAGTGGCTTGGAAGTAGACAAATTCGTTGTAATTGGGCCTCAAAAGGGGCTAATGCCAATGATGAAAAGCAGAGCTCAGATTCCAAAAATGTTGTGGAGTTAACTAATGGAACATCTG GAAGCCAGGAAATAACCAATGATGATGCTCCAGAGAAGAATCCTCAGTACACAACTGTTTATGTTGGCAATCTTGCTCCAGAG GTTACTTCTGTTGATCTCCATCAACATTTTCATTCCCTTGGTGCTGGAACTATTGAAGACGTTAGGGTGCAACGAGACAAAGGTTTTGGGTTTGTGAGATACAGCACCCATGCTGAAGCAGCTCTTGCTATACAAATGGGTAATGCTCGGGTTCTGTTTGGCAAGCCTATCAAG TGTTCATGGGGTAGCAAACCCACTCCTCCAGGAGCAGCCTCTTCTCCTCTTCCCCTTCCGCCACCGTCTTCTGCCCCTGTGCCTGCTGGATTTTCACTTGCTAGTCTTGCAGCTTATGAACGCCAGATGGCATTAAGCAGAATGAATGGTGCACATGCTGCCCTTCTTCAACAGCAGGGTTATCAAAATGCCGCGAAGCAGGCAGCCATGGGAATGGGTGCTCTCGGGGCTGCTGCTTACGATACTGGATTCCAGGGTGTTGGGACCACCCAGCATCTTATGTACTATCCTTAA